A window of the Phaseolus vulgaris cultivar G19833 chromosome 5, P. vulgaris v2.0, whole genome shotgun sequence genome harbors these coding sequences:
- the LOC137834312 gene encoding uncharacterized protein, whose amino-acid sequence MTLQQVMEEMQGLQEAMAASRAEQERIQLDLVVPQARNEELCRANEELRRGMRNHPGNREAEDRECFAPPREFPMPFSQSIMEAVIPPMFVGPKVTFTGMEDPEALLTTFHTQMMLVGGSDAVRCKLFMSTLAGMIMDWFISLSDDQVTSLAQLSQLFREQYIANQAPPPVSYDLFDVKQYQGETLKEYINRLWAQVVKVGTTKESMIVYAFRKGICPGPFCESLIRNCLKTFADIRHRTVEHIAMEGEVCEKRASVVPARPRAPSRAQSARVNEAATGMRRQERKRPYKPRMPQARGRSGENRSVRHNFVVELKDLIAVPNIVDRLRTPAKTDKVLGPRKDTWCEFHQAFEHLITNCLALGHQLDELVKSEFLNDYLVWSSGAAALATPVEDQAHEMPIHGEVHTISGGFSGGGCTASQHKRYVRSVNSVADQGADDSLDIDLVFTKADLHDVVPHDNDPVVISVVTAGRKLHRVLVDQGCLYGFAGDQVEVRDYLELRTTFTDGTTSRTENIRYLVVNAKKEAKKCYGNSLKTKRGVFMVVERPPMKKTPMEAIPMEEALAEAVPVEEAPIEAVPGREGHLG is encoded by the exons ATGACCTTGCAACAGGTCATGGAGGAGATGCAAGGCCTTCAGGAGGCAATGGCGGCGTCAAGGGCAGAGCAAGAACGTATTCAGTTGGATCTTGTGGTGCCGCAAGCAAGAAACGAGGAGTTGTGCCGTGCGAATGAAGAGTTGCGTCGCGGGATGCGCAACCACCCAGGGAATCGCGAAGCAGAGGATCGCGAGTGCTTCGCACCACCCAGGGAGTTCCCCATGCCCTTTTCGCAGTCCATCATGGAAGCGGTGATACCACCCATGTTCGTAGGCCCGAAGGTTACGTTCACTGGGATGGAAGATCCAGAGGCGCTCCTCActacgttccatacgcagatgatgcttgTCGGCGGTTCTGACGCCGTGAGGTGCAAGTTATTCATGAGCACGCTGGCAGGAATGAtaatggactggttcatcagcctttcAGACGACCAAGTGACCTCACTTGCACAGTTATCACAGCTGTTCAGGGAGCAGTATATCGCGAACCAGGCTCCCCCACCAGTGTCATATGATCTtttcgacgtgaagcagtaccagggggagacgttgaaggagtacatcaaccgtttatgggcacaggtggtgaaggttggcaccaccAAAGAGTCGATGATAGTGTATGCATTCAGGAAGGGGATCTGTCCTGGGCCTTTTTGCGAGTCGCTCATCAGAAACTGCCTCAAGACCTTCGCAGATATCAGACATCGCACAGTGGAGCACATCGCGATGGAGGGAGAAGTATGCGAGAAGCGCGCGAGTGTTGTACCAGCACGCCCTAGAGCACCGTCGCGCGCACAGTCCGCAAGGGTGAATGAGGCCGCGACAGGGATGAGAAGACAGGAGAGGAAGCGCCCCTACAAGCCCAGGATGCCTCAGGCCAGGGGACGCTCAGGGGAGAATAGGTCAGtgaggcacaactttgtggtggagctaaAGGACCTCATTGCTGTGCCCAACATAGTAGATAGGCTGAGGACCCCGGCGAAGAcagacaaggtgttgggaccacgCAAGGACacgtggtgtgagtttcaccaggcgtTCGAGCATCTGATCACCAACTGCTTGGCTTTGGGCCATCAGTTGGACGAGCTCGTGAAGAGCGAGTTCTTGAACGATTATTTGGTATGGTCATCCGGAGCCGCGGCCTTGGCGACGCCAGTAGAAGACCAGGCCcatgagatgcctatccatggggaggtTCACACCATCTCTGGTGGTTTTTCGGGTGGAGGATGCACTGCCTCTCAGCACAAGAGGTACGTGCGGTCGGTGAATTCAGTGGCTGATCAGGGGGCGGACGACTCGCTAGACATCGACCTTGTGTTCACGAAGGCCGATCTTCACGATGTCGTCCCCCACGATAACGACCCCGTGGTGATTTCGGTTGTGACCGCGGGAAGGAAATTGCACCGAGTGCTCGTGGACCAGG GATGCTTGTATGGCTTCGCAggggaccaggtggaggtgcgcGACTATCTGGAGTTGAGGACGACTTTCACGGATGGCACCACGTCTCGCACCGAGAATATAAGGTACCTAGTTGTAAATGCTAAGAAGGAAGCCAAGAAGTGCTATGGAAATAGCCTTAAGACAAAGAGGGGTGTATTCATGGTGGTGGAGCGCCCGCCCATGAAGAAAACGCCCATGGAAGCAATACCCATGGAGGAGGCGCTTGCAGAGGCAGTACCCGTGGAGGAAGCACCTATCGAGGCAGTGCCTGGAAGGGAGggccatttgggttga